A stretch of DNA from Mucilaginibacter daejeonensis:
CGGTTGCTTTACCGGTGCCATGTTCAAGGTCTCGGTCAGTTTAAAGCGATCATCAGTGCCTTTGGCGGTCACGTACACTTTCACCTGATCACCGATCTTGGCCGGGGTCTTTTTAGCTGCCGTTCGGGTCTGTGCACCGGCAGTAACGGCCGAGGCCATCAGCAGGGGCATCAAAATACTGTTCTTCATATTAAGTGTTACCATATAAATGTGGCTACGGCGTTATTGCCTAATGTAGCCGTGGTTGTCTTTCCGTTGAATTTGATGTTGAAGCTCTGTTGGGCATTGGAGCTATTGAGCACGATGAGCACCTTTTTACCGTCGGCTGTTTTAAAAGCCACGTTAGGCAGGTTGGCCACCATATTGGAGCCGATACGCCTCGCCCCCGGCCTCACGAATTTGGATGCATGCGCAATGATATAGTAAGGCACATTACGCGTCACTGTGCTACCGCCAATGGTCAATGCTCCTAAACAGGTACTGCAACCGCCGTTGGTGTATGGACGGTAGTTAGGGTCGGCGGCTAAGTTCCACTCCAGTACGTTTCGGCTCCAGTTGCGGGTGGCACCAATGATCAGGTTGTTGATATGCCAGTTTAGATCACCTGTGAAGTTGCCAGGGCCACCAACCCATTGCTCGGTGAAATAGATATTCTTGTTGGGGTATGCATCATGCACTGTCGATAGCGCACTGATACTGCCTGCATAAAGGTGGAACGCTGACCCATCTACATACTGGTTAGCAGCAGGGTCGTTAAGTATAGTTATCGGATACTCAGGCACGTCGGCATTATGATCGTAAACAATGATCTTGGTGTTGATACCGGCAGCTTTAAATTGCGGACCTAAATATCCCTTGATGAACGCCGACTGATCAACGGCCTGCATCACCAGGCTCGGGTTATTGTACGGATTAAGCGGCTCGTTCTGCGGAGTAACAGCATCTATCGTGATGCCCTCTGCCTTCATGGCCTGTATATATTTGATAAAATACCTGGCGTATACATCATAGTACTCCGGCTTTAGGTTGCCGTTCTTGAAGCTGTTGTTGGTCTTCATCCAGGTAGGCGCGCTCCATGGGCAGGCCAGTATCTTGATGGCCGGGTTAATGGCAAGGATCTTTTTCAGGATCGGGATCAGGTCCACCCGCTCACGGTC
This window harbors:
- a CDS encoding glycoside hydrolase family 30 protein, whose product is MKINKNITAVVLTSALGIMVWGCSKSGNGSSGGEVTPTPQPVVTPVKTDVAMWLTHPDGAYYFKKQNVALLFNTNSNTNATIEVDTTQAYQTIDGFGYTLTGGSATLINSLPSAQKDTLIKELFATDASNIGVSYIRISLGASDLSAEPFTYDDLPAGQATDMDLQKFSIDRERVDLIPILKKILAINPAIKILACPWSAPTWMKTNNSFKNGNLKPEYYDVYARYFIKYIQAMKAEGITIDAVTPQNEPLNPYNNPSLVMQAVDQSAFIKGYLGPQFKAAGINTKIIVYDHNADVPEYPITILNDPAANQYVDGSAFHLYAGSISALSTVHDAYPNKNIYFTEQWVGGPGNFTGDLNWHINNLIIGATRNWSRNVLEWNLAADPNYRPYTNGGCSTCLGALTIGGSTVTRNVPYYIIAHASKFVRPGARRIGSNMVANLPNVAFKTADGKKVLIVLNSSNAQQSFNIKFNGKTTTATLGNNAVATFIW